The following nucleotide sequence is from Saccharothrix texasensis.
CTGGCGCGCCGACCCGTCCCGCAACCGCCGCACCGGCGGCACCGGCCTCGGCCTGTCGATCAGCCTGGAGGACGCGCGGCTGCACGGCGGCTGGCTGGAGGCGTGGGGTGAACGCGGCCTCGGCGCGGTGTTCCGGCTCACCATCCCGTGCCGCCACGGCCACGAGCTGACCTCCAGCCCGCTGCCGCTCGTGCCGCCCGACCTGCCGCCCGTGGTCGAGCCCGAGCCGGGCGCGCCGGAGCCGGTGGAGGAGGTCGAGCTGACCGAGGAGGAGATCACGTGGCAGCCCGCGCAACCGGTCACCGGCGAACGCGAGGAGGTCCGGTGAGGCTCCTCGCGGTGCTCCTGGCCGTGCTCGTGGCCGCGGGCTGCGCCGCGATCCCCACCGAGACGTCCCCGATCGCGGTGAACCCGTCGGCGGGCAACGCCAGCGAGGCCGCCGCGCCCGAGCCGGTCAAGGACATCGACCCGCTGACGCTGGTCCGGGAGTTCGTCAACGCCTCGGCCAACCCGGAGGGCGACTACGCGGCGGCCAAGGCCTACCTGACCGACGACGCGAAGAAGGCGTGGAACACCAAGGGCACGCCGACGATCATCGACACCACGTTCAACACCGTGCCGACGCCGGGCGTGACGGCCGACGACAAGAACCGCACCGTGCTGCTCCAGGGGCGCAACGTCGGCCGGTTGCAGCTGGAGGACAACTCGTTCATCCAGCTCATCGGCCCCCTCGACACCCCGATCGGGATCGAGCGCGACGCGGAGAGCCAGTGGCGCATCTCCGCGCCGCCGGACGGCGTCTACGTGCCGCTGGGCGGGTTCCAGCAGAACTACCGGCGGGTCACGCTGTTCTTCTACAGCCCGGACTTCAGCGTGCTCGTGCCCGACCCGCGCTGGGTGGTCATCGCGCCGTCCACGTCGATCCCGAGCCGGGTGACGAGCCTGCTGCTCAAGGGACCGTCGGTGGGGATGCGCGGCGCGCTGGCCACGGCCGTCCCGAACGGCGCGGCGCAGCGCAAGAACACCTCCGAGGCCGACGACGGCGCGCTGGAGGTCGACCTGACGAAGGTCGGCGACATCACGGTGCAGGCCGGCAAGCAGATCGTGGCGCAGGTCGTGAAGTCGCTCGCGGGGGTCTCCAGCAGCCGCATCCGGGTGCTGGTCGAGGGGCAGCCGATCATCGCCGACCAGCTCGAGTGGCGGCCGGCCGACGTGCAGACCGGCGAGGAGCTGGCCACGCCGAACGCCGGCCTGAACGGGATGCTGGTCGCCAACGGACGGGTCAAGCAGGTCAACGGCGACGCGGTGCCCGGCCCCGCCGGCTCCGGCGACTACCAGGTGCTCGGCGCGGCGCAGTCGCTGGACGGCAGCCGGCTGGCCGTGGTGAGCCGGGTGGCGGGCGACGCCGTGCGGCTGCGGGTCGGGCCGGCGCAGGAGCAGCTGGCCGAGGTCGACCTGCGCGCCTCGACCATGACCCGGCCGACGTGGCTGCTCAGCGGCCGTCAGGGCGAGCCGGGCACCGAGGTGTGGACGGTCGCCGACGGCGCGAACGTGGTGCGCGTGATCGACACCGACCGCGGGTGGACGGCGAGCGCGGTCAACGCCTCCGAGCTGGCCGAGCTGGGGCGCATCACCGAGCTGCGGCTCTCGCGCGACGGCACCCGGGTGGCGGCCGTGGTGGACGGCAGGCTCGTGGTGGCTGCCGTCGTGCGCGGTCAGGACTCGGCGGTGTCGCTGCGGTCGCCGCGCCACCTCCAGCCCTCCCAGCTGGGCACCAGCGCGATGTCGCTGGACTGGCTGGCGCAGGACGTGCTGGTGGTGAGCACGTCGCTGGCCGCGTGGCCGATCGCGAAGGTCAACATCGACGGGGTGCGGGTCGAGCGCTACAACACGTCGAACCTGACCGTGCCGGTGGCGTCCGTCACCGCCGCGCCGGGCCGCAACGTGCTGGCGGTGGACCAGAGCGGGCTGTGGAGCGCGAACGACGTGGGCGACGTGTGGCGCGCGTCGACGACGAAGGCGGAAGCGGGCACCCAGGCCTTCTACCCGGGCTGACGCCGTCGTCTCCTGCGGATCCATCTTCACCCGATCGAGAACGACCCGCACCTCGGCGGAGGGGCCCTGGTTGTCGGTGGCCGCCGGCATCGTCGAGGCCGTGCTGATCAACCTGCTGTTCCCACCCCGGTGTCCCGGCTGCGGGACGTGGGGCGTGCGGCTGTGCGCCCGTTGCCTGGCCCTGTTCGGGATGCCGAAGCGCGTGCCCGGCGCCGGCCCGCCGGTGTTCGCGCTGGCCGCCTACGGGGGCGCGGCGCGTGAGCTGGTGCTCGCGTTCAAGGAGCGCGGGCGCCGTGAGCTGGCGGCCGTGTTCGGCGCCCTGGTCGCCGCCGCCGTGCCCCGGCTGCCCGGCGTCGGGCCCGAACCCTGGCTGGTGCCCGCGCCGTCGCGCGCGTCGGCCGCCCGCGCCCGCGGCGGCTCCCACGTGCTGAGAATGGCACGGGCGTCCGGCTTCTCCACCGCGCCCGCGCTCGCCTTCACCCCCGGTGTCCGCGACTCGGTGCGCCTTGACGCCGCGTCCCGCCGGGCGAACCTGGCCGGCCGCGTCCGGCTCGTCCCCGATCGCCTGCCACCACCGGGCGCACCGCTCGTCCTGCTGGATGACGTGGTGACGACCGGATCGACGGCACGCGCCTGCGTTTCGGTGTTGAAAGCGGCCGGATACGGGGTACCCGCAGTCCTCACGCTGACCACCGCACGCAGAACCCACCCACACGGGTGAATCCGACCGGGAACCTCCCGGGACGCTCGCCCGTTGGCCGGATATGACGCCCGCGCAGAGGCCGTTCGACGCAACCACTCTGCCGACGGGTGCCTGTGCCGGCCTCGGCCGTTCGGGTGAGCGGTCGTCGGTGTGGCGTCCCGGCGCGCCCGCGTGGCGTGCCGCCGGCGGCAATTTTTCGTCGCTCTGCGTCACGACAAGAAAATCTTGGAGTTCGCCCGCCCCAGGGGCTGTCGCAGCGGCGAATACCGGGCTAACGTGCACCGCTATCAGCGTTCCCGGCACGCGGGGAGGAGGCGAACAGCCCATGACCCTGGCGCCGGTGGGGCGTTGAGGGACCACCCTCAGCGACCAACTCCGCGAACATGATCGCGAATCCGGCGCCCAAGCGATCCAAAGCCATTGCTCGCAGCAAAGCGAGGGAGGTCGTGTATGGACATCGTCGTTAAGGGCCGCAACGTCGAGGTGCCCGATCACTACAGGGTTCACGTCGCCGAAAAGCTGGCCAGGCTTGAGCGTTACGACCGCAAGGTCATCCGCTTCGACGTGGAGCTGTTCCACGAACCGAACCGCAGGCAGTCGAAGAACTGCCAGCGGGTCGAGATCACCGGCAAGGGACGCGGTCCGGTGGTTCGTTCCGAAGCATGTGCGGGCGACTTCTACGCCGCCCTGGACGCCGCGGTGAGCAAGCTCGAGAACCGCCTGCGGCGCTCGCACGACCGCAGGCGCGTGCACCACGGGCGACGCGCCCCGGCATCGGTCGCCGAGGCGACCAGCGGACTCGGGGAGTCGCTCCCCCTCCGCACCGACAGCGACGGCGGCCAGGCGCAGGGCATGTGGCTGGGCCACACCGCGGTGCTGGAAGCAGCCGAGCCGCAACCTTCGCGCGAGGGCATGGCGGAAGTGCCCGCGCAGCGCTGGGAAGACGGCCTCGAGGACAACCTGCCCGGCCAGATCGTGCGCGAGAAAGAGCACACGGCCAAGCCGATGACCGTCGACCAAGCCCTCTACGAGATGGAACTGGTCGGCCACGACTTCTACCTGTTCTCCGACGCCGACAGCGGACGTCCGAGCGTCGTCTACCGCCGGAAGGGGTTCGACTACGGCGTGATCAGGTTGGCCTGAGAGCCACCTGACCACGGTCCCCTCACTCGACTTCGCGCGGCCCCCGGCGCTCCTGTGCGCCGGGGGCCGTCGTGCGCGGACCGCATTTCGTGATCGGGACCGTGAGCCGAACCGTGATCGTCGGAAAATGTGCCACGAACGTTCGGTGTGACCCGGCGAACAGGTCACCGCGCGGGATGGTGGGCGGACGTCGGGTTCGACGGCGTGGGATTTCTCTCCAATTCAGGTGAATGGCCTGATCTCGGCGCGTGCGCCGGGTGCGGCGGGCGGCCTTGCGTCCGTCCGGGTGGCGGCGGACCCGCCCCGGTCACGGAACGCGATCTTGAGCCCTCGCGAAGCGGTCGAACCGGACGTCTCCGGGACGCCCCGAGGGGCCCTCCGGAAAGGCTTCCTACCTGTGTCTGTGCACACACCTTCACGACTTGCCTACGATGGTCGGTGGTGAAGGCTCGCCATGGCCGTGGTGAGCCCCTGTGGAAGGCGCCCGTCCCCCGGGCGCGTCGCGATGAGGTAATGAGGTCGACCCGGATGGTGCTGTCCCGACTGCTCCGCGCTGGCGAGGGCAAGATGCTCAAGCGCCTGCGCAACATCGCAGCGCACATCAACAACCTCGAAGACGACGTCGTCGACCTCTCCGATGCGGAGCTGCGCGCGAAGACCGAGGAGTTCCGCAAGCGCTACGCCGACGGCGAGTCGCTGGACGAGCTGCTGCCGGAGGCGTTCGCGGTCGTCCGCGAGGGCGCCAAGCGCACCCTCGGCCAGCGCCACTTCGACGTCCAGCTGATGGGCGGCGCGGCGCTGCACCTCGGTCAGATCGCCGAGATGCGCACCGGTGAGGGCAAGACCCTGACCTCCGTGCTGCCCGCCTACCTGAACGCGATCGCGGGCGAGGGCGTGCACGTCGTCACGACCAACGACTACCTGGCCAAACGTGACGCCGAGTGGATGGGCCGCATCCACCGGTTCCTCGGCCTGACCGTCGGCGCGATCCTGTCGGAGATGACGCCCGAGCAGCGCCGCGTCGCCTACAACGCCGACATCACCTACGGCACGAACAACGAGTTCGGCTTCGACTACCTGCGCGACAACATGGCCTGGAGCCGTGACGAGATGGTCCAGCGCGGCCACTTCTTCGCGCTGGTCGACGAGGTCGACTCGATCCTGATCGACGAGGCCCGCACGCCGCTGATCATCTCCGGCCCGGCCGACCAGTCCTCGCGCTGGTACGTCGAGTTCGCGCGGCTCGCCACGAAGATGCGCCGCGACACCCACTACGAGGTGGACGAGCGCAAGCGCACCGTCGGCGTCACCGAGGCGGGCGTGCAGTACGTCGAGGACCAGCTCGGCATCGACAACCTGTACGACTCGACGAACACCCCGCTCGTCGGCTACTTCCAGAACTCGATCAAGGCCAAGGAGCTCTTCGCCAAGGACAAGGACTACATCGTCCGCAACGGCGAGGTCATGATCGTCGACGAGTTCACCGGCCGGGTGCTGTCCGGTCGCCGCTACAACGAGGGCATGCACCAGGCGATCGAGGCCAAGGAAGGCGTCGAGATCAAGGCGGAGAACCAGACGCTCGCCACGATCACCCTCCAGAACTACTTCCGCCTCTACGAGAAGCTCGGCGGCATGACCGGCACCGCCGAGACCGAGGCGGCGGAGTTCCACCAGACCTACAAGCTCGGCGTCGTGCCCATCCCGACGAACCGCCCGATGCAGCGCTCCGACCAGGCCGACCTCGTCTACAAGACCGAGGAGGCCAAGTTCGACGCGGTCGCCGACGACATCGCCGAGCGGCACGAGAAGGGCCAGCCGGTGCTGGTCGGCACGACGAGCGTCGAGCGCTCGGAGTACCTGTCGAAGCTGCTCGTCCAGAAGGGCATCCCGCACGAGGTCCTCAACGCCAAGCACCACGACCGCGAGGCGCTGATCATCGCGAAGGCCGGCCGCAAGGGCGCCGTCACGGTGGCCACCAACATGGCCGGCCGGGGCACGGACATCGTGCTGGGCGGCAACCCGGACATCATCGCCGACCACGAGCTGCGCGAACGCGGCCTCGACCCGGTGGACAACCCGGAGGAGTACGAAGCCGCCTGGGCGAAGCTGATCGAGGAGATCACCGAGGAGGTCAAGGCCGAGTCGGAGGAGGTCCGCGCGGCCGGCGGCCTGTACGTGCTGGGCACCGAGCGGCACGAGTCGCGGCGCATCGACAACCAGCTGCGCGGTCGTTCCGGCCGTCAGGGCGACCCCGGCGAGTCGCGGTTCTACCTGTCGTTGAAGGACGAGCTGATGCGCCGCTTCAACGCGGCGATGGTCGAGACCGTCATGACCCGGCTGAAGGTGCCGGACGACGTGCCGATCGAGCACAAGATGGTCACCCGGGCCATCCGCAGCGCGCAGACGCAGGTCGAGCAGCAGAACTTCGAGATCCGCAAGAACGTCCTCAAGTACGACGAGGTCATGAACGAGCAGCGCAAGGTGATCTACGCCGAGCGCCGCCGCGTCCTCGACGGCGAGGACCTGCGCGAGCAGGTCGAGCACATGATCACCAGCGTGGTCGGCGCGTACGTCGACGGCGCGACGGCCGACGGCTACGCCGAGGACTGGGACCTCGACCAGCTGTGGACGGCGCTCAAGACGCTGTACCCGATCACCCTCGACCCGAAGAAGGTGCTCGAGGAAGAGGACGACGTCACCCGCGAGTCCCTGAAGGCGAAGCTGCAGGCCGACGGCCTGGCCGCCTACGAGGCGCGTGAGGCGGACATCGACGGCCGGGTCGGCCCGGGCGCCATGCGCGAGCTGGAGCGCCGCGTCCTGCTCTCCGTCCTGGACCGCAAGTGGCGTGAGCACCTCTACGAGATGGACTACCTCAAGGAGGGCATCGGCCTGCGGGCGATGGCCCAGCGCGACCCGCTGATCGAGTACCAGCGGGAGGGCTTCGACATGTTCAACGGCATGCTCGAGGCGCTGAAGGAGGAGACCGTCGGCTTCCTGTTCAACCTGCAGGTGGAAGCCGCCGAGCCCGAGCCGGCCGCCGAGCCGCCGGTCCAGGTCTCCATCGCCAACGGCGGCCCGCTGACCGGCAGCCGGGCGAGGGCCCGCGCCGCCGCCGCGGCCGCCGCCCAGCAGCAGGCGGACGCCAACCAGGCCCCGGCCGGTCCCGCCCTGGCCCAACTCCAGAGCGGCAGCGCCATCCCGCCCGCCCTCCGCGGCAAGGGCCTGGACGGCCGCGCCCAGCAGGGCCTGACCTACACGGGCCCGTCGGAGAGCGGTGACGCCGAAACCAGCGGCAACACCGCCCAGCAGGGCGGCAACCAGGCGGGCGGCACCCGCAAGGAACGCCGCGCCGCCGCCCGCGCCCAGGCGAAGGGCCAGCGCAAGACCCCCCGCGAGTAACCGACCCACTGCGGAAAGCGGGCCACCGACCACCATCGGCGGCCCGCTTTCCGCTTTCCACCCCACACCCACCGCTCGCCGCCACCCACCGCCGCGCCGCGCCCCCACGCCGCGCCGCCTGCCCCGGGCCTGCCCCCGCCCAACGCCGCGCCCGCACCCTGCCGTCGCGCCGCCCCGCCCTGCCGCCGCCCCGCCCTGCCGCCGCGCCCCCGCCGCCTCCGGGCCACCGGCCGTTCGCCAGCCGCCCCATCTCCCACCTCCCGCCGGCAACCCTTCTCGCACCGCGGCCCGCCACCCCCTCATGGTCGTGTCCCCAACGGCCTGCCGGAACCGGCGCGCTCTCCTCTCGCACACCGCCGTCCCCCGGTCGAGAGCGGAGGGCCCGCCCCGAGGCTGGGCGGTCGGTGGGTGGTCGAGGCGTTCCGCTGGTTTTCAACCGAGGTGCGGTAACAGTGTTTCCGTACATTTTCGGTCAAATGTCACCCGATCGTGTTAGCGATGGGTGGGGAGTGGGAAGCGGAGCCGAGGAAGGGCTCGGCCCCGCGCGAATCGGAGCGGTCAGGGGAGCAGGTGGAATTCGGTGCAGTGCCAGCGGGAGCCCTGGCGTTCGACGCGGGCGGCGAAGGCGCGGACTTTG
It contains:
- the secA gene encoding preprotein translocase subunit SecA, producing the protein MVLSRLLRAGEGKMLKRLRNIAAHINNLEDDVVDLSDAELRAKTEEFRKRYADGESLDELLPEAFAVVREGAKRTLGQRHFDVQLMGGAALHLGQIAEMRTGEGKTLTSVLPAYLNAIAGEGVHVVTTNDYLAKRDAEWMGRIHRFLGLTVGAILSEMTPEQRRVAYNADITYGTNNEFGFDYLRDNMAWSRDEMVQRGHFFALVDEVDSILIDEARTPLIISGPADQSSRWYVEFARLATKMRRDTHYEVDERKRTVGVTEAGVQYVEDQLGIDNLYDSTNTPLVGYFQNSIKAKELFAKDKDYIVRNGEVMIVDEFTGRVLSGRRYNEGMHQAIEAKEGVEIKAENQTLATITLQNYFRLYEKLGGMTGTAETEAAEFHQTYKLGVVPIPTNRPMQRSDQADLVYKTEEAKFDAVADDIAERHEKGQPVLVGTTSVERSEYLSKLLVQKGIPHEVLNAKHHDREALIIAKAGRKGAVTVATNMAGRGTDIVLGGNPDIIADHELRERGLDPVDNPEEYEAAWAKLIEEITEEVKAESEEVRAAGGLYVLGTERHESRRIDNQLRGRSGRQGDPGESRFYLSLKDELMRRFNAAMVETVMTRLKVPDDVPIEHKMVTRAIRSAQTQVEQQNFEIRKNVLKYDEVMNEQRKVIYAERRRVLDGEDLREQVEHMITSVVGAYVDGATADGYAEDWDLDQLWTALKTLYPITLDPKKVLEEEDDVTRESLKAKLQADGLAAYEAREADIDGRVGPGAMRELERRVLLSVLDRKWREHLYEMDYLKEGIGLRAMAQRDPLIEYQREGFDMFNGMLEALKEETVGFLFNLQVEAAEPEPAAEPPVQVSIANGGPLTGSRARARAAAAAAAQQQADANQAPAGPALAQLQSGSAIPPALRGKGLDGRAQQGLTYTGPSESGDAETSGNTAQQGGNQAGGTRKERRAAARAQAKGQRKTPRE
- a CDS encoding phosphoribosyltransferase — its product is MAAGIVEAVLINLLFPPRCPGCGTWGVRLCARCLALFGMPKRVPGAGPPVFALAAYGGAARELVLAFKERGRRELAAVFGALVAAAVPRLPGVGPEPWLVPAPSRASAARARGGSHVLRMARASGFSTAPALAFTPGVRDSVRLDAASRRANLAGRVRLVPDRLPPPGAPLVLLDDVVTTGSTARACVSVLKAAGYGVPAVLTLTTARRTHPHG
- the hpf gene encoding ribosome hibernation-promoting factor, HPF/YfiA family, translating into MDIVVKGRNVEVPDHYRVHVAEKLARLERYDRKVIRFDVELFHEPNRRQSKNCQRVEITGKGRGPVVRSEACAGDFYAALDAAVSKLENRLRRSHDRRRVHHGRRAPASVAEATSGLGESLPLRTDSDGGQAQGMWLGHTAVLEAAEPQPSREGMAEVPAQRWEDGLEDNLPGQIVREKEHTAKPMTVDQALYEMELVGHDFYLFSDADSGRPSVVYRRKGFDYGVIRLA
- a CDS encoding LpqB family beta-propeller domain-containing protein; translated protein: MRLLAVLLAVLVAAGCAAIPTETSPIAVNPSAGNASEAAAPEPVKDIDPLTLVREFVNASANPEGDYAAAKAYLTDDAKKAWNTKGTPTIIDTTFNTVPTPGVTADDKNRTVLLQGRNVGRLQLEDNSFIQLIGPLDTPIGIERDAESQWRISAPPDGVYVPLGGFQQNYRRVTLFFYSPDFSVLVPDPRWVVIAPSTSIPSRVTSLLLKGPSVGMRGALATAVPNGAAQRKNTSEADDGALEVDLTKVGDITVQAGKQIVAQVVKSLAGVSSSRIRVLVEGQPIIADQLEWRPADVQTGEELATPNAGLNGMLVANGRVKQVNGDAVPGPAGSGDYQVLGAAQSLDGSRLAVVSRVAGDAVRLRVGPAQEQLAEVDLRASTMTRPTWLLSGRQGEPGTEVWTVADGANVVRVIDTDRGWTASAVNASELAELGRITELRLSRDGTRVAAVVDGRLVVAAVVRGQDSAVSLRSPRHLQPSQLGTSAMSLDWLAQDVLVVSTSLAAWPIAKVNIDGVRVERYNTSNLTVPVASVTAAPGRNVLAVDQSGLWSANDVGDVWRASTTKAEAGTQAFYPG